The DNA window TCGCATATATCAGTCCatttatggtgagaactgaatccgacggatgctctaactgatcaagtcagtttgaaaacagcagttaatctgttaagtacacaagatttgtttatggatgttcggagacttcaaatgctcctacgtcaccccttctaccacctcgggtaggattcactagaggactttgatttatacaactctttgtacaaacccactcagcttaggacttatacTACTGCCtcaactgaactcctagcctagactaaaggcagcacctttcagccaacaATTGTTTAACGTccgtgtgtcaaagactacatacacaagtttaacgtctttgtgcaagacatTATTTTGAGAGtgagtgagtgtgtgtgtgtgtgtgggaacTGAACAAGGAATACACCAGAAAGGTGTTcccacacactgagggaaataagcttctaaactaagctagTAACATGTTGAAGTGTCCCTctaggctgattgcttcttgaaagctgataaGCATTAAGCGTGCCCTCTCTTTGTTTTGTGTTGTTGTATATTGTATATTGccgagtcttcactgatcttttatttataggtgggaaactgatcgtacaatgagactcaattattgtatccgttgcattttgaattcaTTCATTAGACTCTGTGTCTCGACTTTACGTCTGCCCTTCTGGAACGTTTGTCTTTAATActctgatgcaacgttcattattgtcatttgactggacaatttctttgtacctttgtgtgtagctggaatccacttgCATGAGTTTGTCTTGATCTACAACATaaagattctaactgatgctccaaactagtcagctgaactgatcttcagttgggctagcgaaatcagttgactcgtcaattgaattaatttcgctcttgttcagttgaactggtcagctgggctcttcatcagttgaacactccttcggctggcccgGCTTCTGAGGTTTTTTAAGTATGTATAAAAGCACGGTACGTTACAATTTACTTTCATGATTTTCATttgtccatcagttatgacataccacaagtcatcatcttgtgcagctaagtgagcatGCATTCTAAtattccaatcatcaaattcttctctggagaatataggaattttgttgaagaaAGACATGATTATCAGTTATATGTAGTTGGAagtattcaaaaaaaaaagatttaaccgctctgataccacttgttaggattgaTTAACTCAGTTAAAGTATTTAGAAGGAGGTTCAATAAACACTTAGATTTTTGAGTCTTTTTCGAATGTGAGTCAGTTTTTTATGGAACTGATTGTATGTCCATATCAATCAGTTAGCTAAAAATAGTGCGGAAATAAAATGAAAGGTAGATTTGAATATTTTGGCTTGGATACTGTAAAAATTGAAGGTTTGAAAGATAGTtacgaaatagtaaataagaaaaaataatatagGATATTTCTAGATGTTCAGAGACATCAAATGCTCccacatcaccccttctatcttaAGCATAGATTTTTATTAAAAGACTATGATTAATACAACAAGAAGTAATAATTCACTTCAACTTGGAGTTAAACACTGCCAAATTGAAATTCTTAGCTTCTCTTAAACTTATCAGTAAATAAATGACTAAGTAATTTAAATACactagcacaactgatctcaaAATATCGAATACAATAATATAGTGTGCCAACTGAATTGCTCAAATAGTATCctgattgctacgaataaataaATGAAGTGTAAGCTTGAATTTGCGATTTTAAAACTGGAAGTATTCTTTAAAATGAATCGCAACTAACTTGACAATTGAGTGTTCTTGAGTAGTTGTGTAACTGTGAGGTCCAAAAATAAGACTGACGTAaaccaactgcatgcaaatctaggaaaagtGGGAAAtagttaaataaattattttagttGCTAAACTGACTATGTTTGACATGTTTATATGGTTTTTAAGTTGTTTTCTACTTgaatacattaaaatatatttttaaaggttattcgagttgcgatcgaggaacggagactgagGGATTAATACGAATAtgtgatacgatgatatgttgatacgtaaggtcaaggctcagttgacgggtgagagtgtcgctgatgttctccgccgcccagtattatggttacatgtagatggattcatcgaaCCCCTAATATTAAAGTCataatcaacgatctgaattcaacgaaacgAATTTGTGTATGTGTATgctggatatgaatatgttgatgataatatgaaaaatgtttaagtttatgcatgttcatgaaatgtttcGAGGATggttggatgttttattttaataatggtgtcaaaaatattttatagatATGTATATATGGATTTCGGCCGATTGGtaggaggaaaaaaaaattcgtactttttaagaaaacgagtagtggacattTCAGTAACGAGGTATCGGACTGTTGTGTGCCGACTGATTTGCTCAGGTACAGGATGTCAGTTTGTCTGCTGGAATTCAAACTGTAAATGATGAGGTGGCCAACTGGTCAGGAGTCAAATTGGTCGATTGACCAGTAAAGTTGGTCTATATTGGTAATCAGTTTTAACTGATGTTCTTTCAGTTTGAAAGCTCTGGTAGCTTCTGTTTAAGTATTTCAGTTTTGATAAATCAGTTTTGCGAATATCACGTTCGGTTCTAATCTTTAGTTCTAGTATTGATCAGTTGTCAAATCTCCGAATCTTTTCTGTTCATTTTTTAGACTTATTAATGGTTTTGAGTACTTTAGTTTATTAACTTCAGTTCTACTTAATCCATTTCAGTTCGATAAGTCCTTTTTCAATTCAATGATCATTTTTGTGCTTTTAGTTTGATCACTGTTCAGTTCTTACCTTCAGTTTGGTTACTGAttggtttgtcaaactccgaaacttACAATTTCCCAACAGTTTGATTTGGAAGTTGTAAAAACAGAGTACAGAAGATTGAAATTGTGATATATTCATGcatgtaaatatatttttagcTATTAATTCATTGTATATAATAAGACTGTTATTTAATGcttaattttttgttttaggGCTAATGTTTTCCGTGATGTTCtttgtaaaataaattttatgttaaataGTGCAAAAATATACAACCTAGACAAGAAAACAAAATGACAGCTCTTTTTTAACGAGAGACTCAAGAAAGCTATGAAAAATGGAGAAGTGTAGTGTAAATGGCGTTCCTGCATATTTTCATCTATATAGCTCATTATTTGCATCAATATTCATTTAAGTAAGTATACAACATTTCGTCTTTCTTCGGCTTGCTTCGACTAAGCAACGCCTTGAGAAGTCGTATACTCTTGCTACGAAGCTGTTCACCATCTTTGGCGCTTCTGTTTCCAACATGCAAATGCATTGAAGCAGATTTTCGAGGTTCAGATATAGACTGCAATGTTCAGACAACAGTGTgttaaaaactatttttttcaGCAATTCGAGTCAATAATTAGCAAACGGACAATAAATCTAACTTTTAAGATGGTCCTCGTGCGTAAATCAGAGACCGAGGAACATATGGGAGGAGCTAATACCAAAGAAATACACAGTATGGTGCTGGGTTATTAAGTGCTTGCGGGTTGCGCACCAGGGGGTTTtaacaataattttatattttattactaGATGATAGAAGAATCTAATACTACCATTTGTCTTCCGAGAGAAGGGGTTGGGATAGTTGTCCGGCTACGATTTGGGGTGCTTGGACGTGAACATTTCGGAGATGTGGTATTGCTCGAGTGGGAATTAGGACGTACAAAAGGAAACCGGGGAGGAGATGCTGTCTGATGTTCTGCTATCATCGAGCAAACAACACATAATCAACACATCGTAAAACTTAAAGTCTGAAAAAATAGCTAAGTTTTTTCTTTATCTGTTACCCAAATTTATATTTGGCATGTTGCTAGAGAATGAAGAGTTTCTAGAGCGCCCGCGCCCTTTGCTGCAACAGGTGATAGCACAAGTTTCATTGCTTGGTAGCTCCAAACATACAGAATTTGATTAGAAATAACTCGGGTGGCATAAAACTCACCTGACCGTTGATGGAGGAGTTTCTTTGGTTGTAGCTCGAGCTGCATGGTGATTTGCTCATAAGAAAAGTGGTTAAAATTGAAATGCATCAACACTAAAACGAAACCAAAGCCATTTAGGTACAGTACCATTCCTAAATTGATTCCAGTCATCTCCAACATTCAGGCTGCATTCTGGGTTTCTTATATTAGCTTGCACAGCTCCATCTACCGTCTCGCCCACTAAAATGATAATATTGAAACTTTTAAgccaaaatatataaaatttatatttataattgtaaatcgaaactaaaataaTAACATATAATTTACAATAACATTATCCATGAGTTTGTAGACCTGGTAAAATGTATCGCTTGTGATACTTTGGAGTCTTAATCATTAGTGACTGCTGCGACAGTCCTTCAAGATCGATGTAATACTGGCACCTCCGCAATCTCTTAAACACCACAAAGGAACAATCAAGAATCAATACAAACATCCAAAGGCTGTGTATATTTCTGTTTCTAAACATATTTGGTCAGAGTTGACGCGCAAGGAGGTGCTACCTCGGTATCATCTATTGCAGCAATCTCTGAGTATATCTATAATTCTATGGACTACCAAATGGATActaataaatgttttattcaTTACTATATTCTTACTCGACCACATTCATGAAATGATCTGGAAACACAGGAATAGCAAGATTACCTGCTCCATGCAAGATATATGGAATTCATTTTCTGAAACTTCGTCGACCTTTTCATCCAGCAGATAACTGACCTTAAAGGTGGCATGGCCCAAATGGTCCACCGTATTAACAATTGCATCAACGGCATAATCTTTTAATGTATTCGCCAATCTACATAATTATAAACATTTCAGGATGAAAAAACTTTGAGAAAAAGAATTCTTTGGAgcaaattaataaaaatgacATGGAATGGAGTCCCTGCCGTAATCTCGACTCACATTTCCTTTTGGTTGTCATCCGTATAAGACAACTCAAAGTATTCAGCAGCTGAATATAATTCTTTGCTAAGATTCTTCAAGTCctaaagaaacaaaaattatattatattgacTAATTGAAATTCAGCcagttaaaattttaaattgaagATCCTAAACAAAGATGAAACATAACAAATCTCTGGTCTCTTAATGCAACTTCATAATCATCCATTTCCCACATTCACTAAATGGTACTTGCTTTATACAAGGACATATTTAATTTTCACCATTTACCCCTAAAGCTATCACCGGAACTAATTCACATGGATACAGGAGTAGTACTACTTCTGTAAAGAAGTAATACTGCACAAGGACCACAAACTAGCAGAATATTAAAGAAAACTAACTGAAACAATTAATAACCTCTAAACTATCCGAGAGGATCATGCTTTGCTCCATGGAGACATCATCGTAGCTACATGACTCACGAGGACGCATTGAAGCAGATGCGGTAATTGTTGCCATGAAGTACGAATGACTTATAATGTTAGCCAATATGTGCTAATCTTGCTGCAAAAACATTCCACAAACATGACATAACTACTAAATCATGGCTCAAATCTTAAATCTGGTAAGAAAATGCAAATTCGTGAGCAAGGAGTTCTTGCAAGATGAACAGGAAATGAAACAAATACAAATCCCAATATTCTGAAAAGCATTAACTATCACAAAAACAGACACAAGACCAACTAATTAGTTCATATCACAGAGAAGCAGGATTAACGTACAGGTTAGAGTTTGAGCTGGATGcataaatttgaattaaaaagaaCAAGACAGGAAAAGAAATACAAGATATTCTAGTGGGAAGACACGTGAAATTAAAAACAATGAATGAGCCAGTACGAAGCATTTTCCTGATAACTACATCCATTTCTCTAAGGAACTAGGATTCCC is part of the Primulina tabacum isolate GXHZ01 chromosome 18, ASM2559414v2, whole genome shotgun sequence genome and encodes:
- the LOC142533618 gene encoding protein ABIL3-like isoform X1, coding for MATITASASMRPRESCSYDDVSMEQSMILSDSLEDLKNLSKELYSAAEYFELSYTDDNQKEILANTLKDYAVDAIVNTVDHLGHATFKVSYLLDEKVDEVSENEFHISCMEQRLRRCQYYIDLEGLSQQSLMIKTPKYHKRYILPVGETVDGAVQANIRNPECSLNVGDDWNQFRNARATTKETPPSTVSKGRGRSRNSSFSSNMPNINLAEHQTASPPRFPFVRPNSHSSNTTSPKCSRPSTPNRSRTTIPTPSLGRQMSISEPRKSASMHLHVGNRSAKDGEQLRSKSIRLLKALLSRSKPKKDEMLYTYLNEY
- the LOC142533618 gene encoding protein ABIL3-like isoform X2, yielding MATITASASMRPRESCSYDDVSMEQSMILSDSLEDLKNLSKELYSAAEYFELSYTDDNQKEILANTLKDYAVDAIVNTVDHLGHATFKVSYLLDEKVDEVSENEFHISCMEQRLRRCQYYIDLEGLSQQSLMIKTPKYHKRYILPVGETVDGAVQANIRNPECSLNVGDDWNQFRNARATTKETPPSTVSKGRGRSRNSSFSSNMPNINLEHQTASPPRFPFVRPNSHSSNTTSPKCSRPSTPNRSRTTIPTPSLGRQMSISEPRKSASMHLHVGNRSAKDGEQLRSKSIRLLKALLSRSKPKKDEMLYTYLNEY